One window from the genome of Anolis sagrei isolate rAnoSag1 chromosome 4, rAnoSag1.mat, whole genome shotgun sequence encodes:
- the APBB3 gene encoding amyloid-beta A4 precursor protein-binding family B member 3 — protein MLGKDYMLAIILVNCDDNLWNDQNLEADLDLPPGWRKIHDSSGTYYWHVPTGTTQWQHPSRTSDQGHSVEAASPEMDPQTATVRRMPRERPIPSPMASLPRRRTSLVWHGEDHHQVSRDPGSKCFVVRSLGWVEIPEEDLAPGKSSIAVNNCIQQLSQTKCDNWDPADRWGEGQNMVMILKKDTMSLVDPLDHSLIHCQPIINIRVWGVGCNNGRDRDFAFVASDKDTCVLKCHVFHCNVPAKAIAKALHEMCSKIMAERAVASNNLSRSVTLEPLTPDALSPQVDILDAARESVQKYEALYIGSLPVTKPMGMDVLNNAIEDLISSHEREQWTPSVISISDSVMQADQAESAKEKEGEEEEEEEEDTCIWQCQVRYVTFIGIGKDAHTFALITDMGQQCFQCTAFWCEPDAGIISEAVQAACMVQYQKCLVASTSRIKPKIGSRSILKMKRTVSVDSTMCPFSVSGHSLQKNGSGGPARKRGVLSFFEAFRQKHSMLQTP, from the exons ataatctatggaatgaccagaaTCTGGAAGCAGATCTTGACCTTCCTCCAGGATGGAGGAAAATCCATGACTCCTCAGGGACCTACTATTGGCACGTGCCCACAGGCACCACCCAGTGGCAACACCCGTCCCGCACCTCTGACCAGGGACACAGTGTGGAGGCTGCCTCGCCAGAAATG GACCCTCAGACTGCGACAGTGAGACGTATGCCCAGGGAAAGACCCATCCCAAGTCCCATGGCATCGCTACCCAGAAGAAG GACATCATTGGTTTGGCATGGGGAAGACCACCATCAAGTCAGCAGAGATCCTGGTTCTAAG TGCTTTGTTGTGCGTTCATTAGGCTGGGTGGAGATCCCCGAGGAAGACTTGGCTCCTGGCAAAAGTAGCATTGCAGTAAATAACTGCATCCAGCAACTCTCTCAAACCAAGTGTGACAATTGGGATCCTGCTGATCGATGGGGTGAG GGCCAAAACATGGTCATGATCCTGAAGAAAGACACCATGAGCCTGGTGGACCCTTTAGACCACAGCCTCATCCACTGCCAGCCCATCATCAACATCCGTGTCTGGGGTGTGGGCTGCAACAATGGCAG GGACAG GGATTTTGCTTTCGTTGCCAGTGACAAGGACACGTGTGTGCTGAAGTGCCATGTCTTCCACTGCAATGTGCCTGCCAAGGCCATTGCCAAAGCCCTGCATGAAATGTGCTCCAAG ATCATGGCTGAGCGAGCAGTAGCAAGTAACAACCTCAGTAGATCTGTTACCCTTGAACCTCTCACTCCAGATGCCTTATCTCCGCAAG TTGACATTCTGGATGCCGCGAGAGAGTCTGTCCAGAAATATGAAGCTTTGTATATTGGCAGCTTACCAGTGACCAAACCCATGG GGATGGATGTACTAAACAATGCGATTGAAGACCTAATAAGCAGCCATGAACGTGAGCAGTGGACTCCATCAGTCATCAGCATTTCAGACTCAGTGATGCAAGCAGACCAAGCTGAG TCagcaaaggagaaggagggagaggaggaggaggaggaagaagaggatactTGCATTTGGCAATGCCAAGTCCGCTATGTTACTTTTATTGGAATTGGGAAAGATGCCCACACATTTGCCCTCATCACTGATATGGGGCAGCAGTGTTTCCAGTGCACAGCATTTTGGTGTGAGCCAGATGCTGGCATAATATCAGAAGCAGTTCAAGCTGCATGCATG GTTCAGTATCAGAAGTGCTTAGTGGCTTCAACATCACGGATCAAACCAAAAATTGGCTCACGCTCCATCCTGAAAATGAAACGGACAGTGTCAGTAGACTCCACCATGTGCCCATTTTCTGTCTCAGGGCACTCTCTGCAGAAGAATGGCAGTGGGGGCCCCGCGCGCAAGAGGGGGGTGCTCTCTTTCTTCGAAGCATTCCGCCAAAAACATTCCATGCTGCAGACACCTTAG